One region of Triticum aestivum cultivar Chinese Spring chromosome 6B, IWGSC CS RefSeq v2.1, whole genome shotgun sequence genomic DNA includes:
- the LOC123134577 gene encoding uncharacterized protein, producing the protein MDFYHVQPHHLTPNTVTLLSAFVMVCEGYIGILPTIKLWGAFFYGKLGTSSKDTMAECGGFVAVHRPAKRNVFPVIKLSQSVKLRQQSYFYVENVDLNVDFINLPAYEASPPVGSRSNWGYKPKPVSADTTAAIGRLRVLQESEGLVASDLLIAFVERRVLPLQGRPHMICRMGGHRNPCRLCTKDMPIAEVGRMVNEISDLKVSEGDWRYGKRPYSRDNPPPAVSPLTSFRSSDSWSCTWCNATLLSGVQIYMSVATTAIVGPGGDYLPDWAVSDVDDPDLGVAALEEDTVGDEGAGSSEEGGGMETWPNDDDDEDEPRPPRSTANTGADPSTGPPARGGKHKRKQGAALFGSAPKKPKNPAAATKRREAAAKVAKFQRQPKVPLMVSS; encoded by the coding sequence ATGGACTTCTACCACGTCCAGCCACATCATCTTACGCCCAACACTGTGACCCTACTCTCCGCCTTCGTCATGGTGTGCGAGGGCtacatcggcatcctccccacaatcaagctgtggggagcattcttctatggCAAGCTCGGCACCTCCTCCAAGGACACGATGGCCGAATGCGGCGGGTTTGTCGCCGTGCATCGGCCGGCGAAAAGGAATGtcttccccgtcatcaagctgtCTCAGTCTGTAAAACTGCGGCAGCagtcttatttttatgttgagAACGTCGACCTGaatgtcgacttcatcaacctgccggcctacgaggccAGCCCCCCAGTCGGGTCTCGgtccaactggggctacaagcccaAGCCGGTGTCGGCGGACACGACAgccgccatcggccgactccgggtgctccaggagtcggagggcctcgtggcctccgacctcctcatcgccttcgtcgagcgccgggtccttccgctacagggccgccctcacatgatctgcCGGATGGGCGGGCACCGCAACCCGTGCAGGTTGTGCACGAAGGATATGCCGATTGCTGAGGTCGGgaggatggtgaacgagatctccgacctcaaggtgtcggagggaGACTGGCGGTACGGGAAGCGGCCGTATTCTCGCGACAACCCGCCGCCTGCTGTAAGTCCCTTGACTTCTTTTCGTAGTTCTGACTCTTGGTCTTGCACCTGGTGTAACGCGACTCTTCTTTCTGGAGTGCAGATTTATATGTCTGTGGCAACGACCGCCatcgtggggccgggtggtgactaccTGCCGGACTGGGCAGtgagcgatgtggacgaccccgacttgggggtggccgcccTGGAGGAGGACACAGTAGGCGACGAAGGAGCAGGCAGCTCCGAGGAAGGCGGCGGCATGGAGACCTGGCCtaatgacgatgacgacgaagacgagcCACGCCCCCCTCGGAGCACCGCCAACACCGGCGCAGACCCCTCCACCGGGCCGCCCGCTCGAGGcggcaagcacaagcggaagcaggGTGCTGCCCTGTTTGGCAGCgcaccgaagaagcccaagaacccggccgcggcgaccaagcggaGAGAAGCCGCGGCCAAGGTGGCCAAGTTCCAGCGGCAGCCGAAGGTGCCGCTCATGGTGTCATCGTAA